A window of the Phaseolus vulgaris cultivar G19833 chromosome 5, P. vulgaris v2.0, whole genome shotgun sequence genome harbors these coding sequences:
- the LOC137835991 gene encoding pleiotropic drug resistance protein 1-like isoform X1: MEGSDIYRASNSMRARSSTVWRNNSVEVFSRSSREEDDEEALKWAALEKLPTYNRLRKGLLTASHGAANEIDVADLGYQERHKLLERLVKVAEEDNESFLLKLKDRIDRVGLDIPTIEVRYEHLKIEAEAFVGGRALPSFINSATNVIEGFLNFLHILPSRKKHVTILKDVSGVIKPRRMTLLLGPPSSGKTTLLLALSGKLDKSLQVRHKSIITIFSLKTKVERKTNMNTDVFVVQVSGKVTYNGHELNEFVPQRTAAYISQHDVHIGEMTVRETLAFSARCQGVGSRYDMLSELSRREKAANIKPDPDLDVYMKATATAGQESSIVTDYTMKILGLDICADTMVGDEMLRGISGGQRKRVTTGEMLVGPANALFMDEISTGLDSSTTFQIVSCLRQYVHILNGTAVISLLQPAPETYDLFDDIILISDGQVVYHGPREYVLDFFESMGFRCPERKGAADFLQEVTSKKDQAQYWVRRDQPYRFVTVTQFAEAFQSFHIGRKLGQELAVSFDKTKSHPAALTTKKFGINKKELLKANFSREYLLMKRNSFVYIFKLCQLFIMALIALTLFFRTEMDHDSLDGAGVYAGAIFFTIITVMFNGMAEISMTIAKLPVFYKQRDLLFFPSWAYAIPSWILKIPVTIAEVALWVFLTYYVIGYDPNVGRLFKQYLILLLISQMASSLFRAIAALGRNMIVANTFGSFSVLTLLTLGGFILSKRDIKKWWIWGFWISPLMYGQNALMTNEFLGNSWHNDTHNLGLDYLDSRAFFKDAYWYWLGLGALVGFVLFFNVVFGFALDFLGPFDKPQAVIAEEPTHEGSPAEVELPRIETGKDGSVVESSHGKKKGMVLPFEPHSITFDEVVYSVDMPQEMKEQGVQEDKLVLLKGVSGAFRPGVLTALMGVSGAGKTTLMDVLAGRKTGGYIEGNIKISGYPKKQETFARISGYCEQNDIHSPHVTVYESLLYSAWLRLPSSVDSKTRKMFIEEVMELVELNPLRNSLVGLPGVSGLSTEQRKRLTIAVELVANPSIIFMDEPTSGLDARAAAIVMRTVRNTVDTGRTVVCTIHQPSIDIFEAFDELFLMKRGGQEIYVGPLGRHSSHLIKYFESIDGVSKIKDGYNPATWMLEVTTTAQELGLGVDFTDLYRNSDLYRRNKQLIQELGQPAPGSKDLYFPTQFSQNFFVQCQACLWKQRWSYWRNPPYTAVRFFFTTFIAIMFGTMFWDLGGKRSTRGDLMNALGSMYTAVLFLGVQNSSSVQPVVAVERTVFYREKAAGMYSALPYAFSQILVELPYIFTQAVTYGVIVYAMIGFEWTAEKFFWYLFFMYFTLLYFTFYGMMGVAVTPNHHVASIVSAAFYAIWNLFSGFVVARPSIPIWWRWYYWACPVAWTLYGLVGSQFGDVMELMEAEGNKTVKAFIEDSYGIKHDFIGVAAVVVAGIAVLFGFTFAVAIKTFNFQKR; the protein is encoded by the exons AGGCTTGTTGACAGCATCCCATGGAGCTGCCAACGAAATCGACGTTGCTGATCTTGGCTACCAAGAGAGACACAAGCTCCTTGAGAGGTTGGTCAAGGTTGCTGAAGAGGACAATGAGTCCTTCTTGTTGAAACTCAAGGACCGTATTGACAG AGTTGGACTCGACATTCCCACCATTGAAGTTCGATACGAGCACCTCAAGATTGAAGCAGAGGCTTTTGTTGGAGGCAGAGCTTTGCCCTCTTTCATCAACTCTGCTACTAATGTCATTGAG GGATTTCTTAACTTTCTCCATATCCTCCCCAGCAGAAAGAAACACGTTACTATTCTCAAAGATGTGAGCGGGGTTATCAAACCTCGCAGGATGACTCTGCTTTTGGGTCCTCCGAGTTCAGGAAAGACCACACTCCTCTTGGCCTTGTCAGGAAAACTTGATAAAAGTCTTCAGGTCAGACACAAatctattattactattttttctttgaaaacgAAAGTAGAAAGAAAGACTAACATGAATACCGATGTGTTTGTTGTTCAGGTATCTGGAAAAGTGACTTACAATGGGCATGAACTGAACGAGTTTGTACCCCAGAGAACCGCTGCTTACATCAGCCAGCATGATGTTCACATTGGAGAAATGACTGTGAGGGAAACCTTGGCTTTCTCAGCAAGGTGCCAAGGGGTTGGATCACGTTATG ACATGCTGTCTGAATTGTCTAGAAGGGAGAAAGCGGCAAATATCAAGCCTGACCCAGATCTTGATGTCTACATGAAG GCAACTGCAACTGCAGGCCAGGAGTCAAGCATAGTGACAGATTATACAATGAAG ATTCTGGGGTTGGATATATGTGCTGATACCATGGTGGGGGATGAAATGTTGCGTGGGATTTCTGGAGGACAGAGGAAGCGTGTTACTACAGGAGAGATGTTGGTTGGACCAGCAAATGCTTTATTCATGGATGAAATCTCCACCGGGTTGGACAGTTCCACCACATTTCAGATTGTGAGTTGTCTGAGGCAATATGTCCACATTCTGAATGGAACTGCTGTGATATCTTTGCTCCAGCCAGCACCTGAGACTTACGACCTTTTTGACGACATTATCTTAATCTCCGACGGCCAAGTGGTTTACCATGGCCCTCGTGAGTATGTTCTGGACTTCTTTGAATCCATGGGTTTCAGATGTCCCGAGAGGAAAGGTGCTGCTGACTTCCTTCAAGAAGTGACTTCCAAAAAAGATCAAGCACAGTACTGGGTGCGCAGAGATCAACCATACAGATTTGTGACAGTTACTCAATTTGCTGAGGCATTTCAATCATTCCATATTGGTAGGAAACTTGGTCAGGAGCTTGCAGTTTCATTTGACAAGACCAAGAGCCACCCTGCTGCATTGACCACTAAGAAGTTTGGTATCAACAAGAAGGAGCTGTTAAAGGCTAACTTCTCAAGGGAGTATTTGCTCATGAAAAGGAATTCATTTGTGTACATCTTCAAGCTATGTCAG CTTTTCATCATGGCGTTGATTGCATTGACGCTGTTCTTCCGAACGGAGATGGACCATGACAGTCTTGATGGTGCTGGTGTTTATGCTGGTgccatattttttacaataataacGGTTATGTTTAATGGAATGGCTGAGATTTCCATGACCATTGCCAAGCTTCCTGTTTTCTACAAGCAGCGAGATCTTCTGTTCTTTCCCTCTTGGGCTTATGCTATTCCTTCGTGGATTCTCAAGATTCCGGTTACTATAGCAGAAGTGGCTCTTTGGGTATTCCTGACCTACTATGTTATTGGATATGATCCCAATGTGGGGAG GCTCTTCAAGCAGTACCTCATCCTACTACTTATCAGTCAGATGGCTTCTTCATTATTCCGAGCCATTGCAGCACTCGGTAGAAACATGATTGTCGCCAACACGTTTGGATCCTTTTCGGTTCTCACTCTTCTTACATTGGGCGGTTTCATTCTGTCAAAAA GGGATATCAAAAAATGGTGGATTTGGGGTTTCTGGATTTCACCTCTGATGTATGGGCAGAATGCTCTGATGACAAATGAATTTCTTGGAAACAGCTGGCACAAC GATACCCACAATTTAGGACTTGATTATCTGGATTCTCGCGCGTTCTTCAAAGATGCATATTGGTATTGGCTTGGTCTTGGGGCATTGGTTGGGTTTGTGCTCTTTTTCAACGTGGTGTTTGGTTTTGCTCTAGATTTCCTTGGCC CATTTGATAAGCCACAAGCAGTGATAGCTGAAGAACCAACTCATGAAGGAAGCCCCGCAGAAGTTGAATTACCACGCATAG AAACGGGAAAAGATGGTTCTGTTGTGGAATCCAGCCATGGAAAGAAAAAAGGAATGGTTCTTCCTTTTGAACCACATTCCATCACCTTTGATGAAGTCGTATACTCAGTTGACATGCCACAG GAAATGAAGGAACAAGGTGTACAAGAGGACAAACTGGTGCTTCTGAAGGGTGTTAGTGGTGCATTCAGGCCTGGTGTTCTCACAGCCTTGATGGGTGTGAGTGGTGCTGGTAAGACCACGTTGATGGATGTTCTGGCTGGTAGGAAAACCGGTGGATATATCGAAGGAAACATCAAAATTTCTGGGTACCCTAAGAAGCAAGAAACATTTGCTCGTATCTCTGGATACTGTGAGCAAAATGATATCCATTCACCTCATGTTACAGTTTACGAGTCCTTGCTCTACTCAGCATGGCTACGTTTACCTTCAAGTGTTGATTCCAAAACCAGAAAG ATGTTCATTGAGGAAGTCATGGAATTGGTGGAGCTTAACCCATTGAGGAACTCGCTGGTTGGATTGCCCGGTGTGAGTGGACTCTCTACTGAACAGCGGAAGAGGCTGACTATTGCGGTTGAATTGGTGGCTAATCCTTCCATAATTTTCATGGATGAGCCTACTTCTGGGCTAGATGCAAGAGCTGCTGCTATTGTTATGAGAACAGTCAGAAACACTGTGGACACTGGAAGAACTGTGGTGTGCACCATCCATCAACCCAGCATTGACATATTTGAAGCATTTGATGAG CTATTCCTAATGAAGCGTGGAGGACAGGAAATATATGTCGGCCCACTGGGTCGTCATTctagtcatctgatcaagtatTTTGAG AGCATTGACGGGGTGAGCAAAATCAAAGACGGATATAACCCGGCTACTTGGATGTTGGAAGTTACAACCACAGCTCAAGAGCTTGGTTTGGGCGTTGATTTCACTGACTTATACAGGAACTCTGATCTATATAG GAGAAACAAGCAGCTTATACAAGAATTGGGTCAGCCTGCTCCTGGTTCAAAGGATCTTTATTTCCCTACTCAATTCTCTCAGAACTTCTTTGTCCAATGCCAAGCTTGCTTATGGAAACAACGTTGGTCATATTGGCGTAATCCACCATACACTGCTGTGAGGTTTTTCTTCACAACTTTCATAGCCATAATGTTTGGAACCATGTTCTGGGACCTCGGAGGCAAACG CTCAACAAGAGGAGACCTGATGAATGCTCTCGGTTCAATGTACACTGCTGTTCTCTTCCTTGGAGTACAAAATTCTTCTTCCGTACAGCCAGTGGTGGCAGTTGAAAGGACTGTCTTCTACAGAGAAAAAGCTGCCGGAATGTATTCTGCCTTACCCTATGCATTTTCACAG ATTCTGGTGGAGCTACCCTATATCTTTACTCAAGCGGTGACATACGGTGTAATAGTTTATGCCATGATCGGATTTGAGTGGACTGCAGAGAAATTCTTTTGGTATCTGTTTTTCATGTACTTCACACTGCTGTACTTCACCTTCTACGGCATGATGGGTGTGGCAGTGACACCAAACCACCATGTTGCTTCCATTGTGTCGGCTGCATTCTATGCAATTTGGAATCTCTTCTCAGGATTTGTTGTTGCAAGACCT AGCATCCCAATATGGTGGAGATGGTACTATTGGGCATGCCCAGTGGCTTGGACCTTATATGGATTGGTTGGATCTCAGTTTGGAGATGTAATGGAGCTAATGGAGGCTGAAGGTAACAAGACTGTGAAAGCTTTCATAGAAGACAGTTATGGTATCAAACATGACTTCATTGGAGTTGCTGCTGTTGTGGTTGCTGGCATTGCAGTTCTCTTTGGATTTACTTTTGCTGTTGCAATCAAGACCTTCAACTTCCAAAAGAGATAG
- the LOC137835991 gene encoding pleiotropic drug resistance protein 1-like isoform X2 — protein MEGSDIYRASNSMRARSSTVWRNNSVEVFSRSSREEDDEEALKWAALEKLPTYNRLRKGLLTASHGAANEIDVADLGYQERHKLLERLVKVAEEDNESFLLKLKDRIDRVGLDIPTIEVRYEHLKIEAEAFVGGRALPSFINSATNVIEGFLNFLHILPSRKKHVTILKDVSGVIKPRRMTLLLGPPSSGKTTLLLALSGKLDKSLQVSGKVTYNGHELNEFVPQRTAAYISQHDVHIGEMTVRETLAFSARCQGVGSRYDMLSELSRREKAANIKPDPDLDVYMKATATAGQESSIVTDYTMKILGLDICADTMVGDEMLRGISGGQRKRVTTGEMLVGPANALFMDEISTGLDSSTTFQIVSCLRQYVHILNGTAVISLLQPAPETYDLFDDIILISDGQVVYHGPREYVLDFFESMGFRCPERKGAADFLQEVTSKKDQAQYWVRRDQPYRFVTVTQFAEAFQSFHIGRKLGQELAVSFDKTKSHPAALTTKKFGINKKELLKANFSREYLLMKRNSFVYIFKLCQLFIMALIALTLFFRTEMDHDSLDGAGVYAGAIFFTIITVMFNGMAEISMTIAKLPVFYKQRDLLFFPSWAYAIPSWILKIPVTIAEVALWVFLTYYVIGYDPNVGRLFKQYLILLLISQMASSLFRAIAALGRNMIVANTFGSFSVLTLLTLGGFILSKRDIKKWWIWGFWISPLMYGQNALMTNEFLGNSWHNDTHNLGLDYLDSRAFFKDAYWYWLGLGALVGFVLFFNVVFGFALDFLGPFDKPQAVIAEEPTHEGSPAEVELPRIETGKDGSVVESSHGKKKGMVLPFEPHSITFDEVVYSVDMPQEMKEQGVQEDKLVLLKGVSGAFRPGVLTALMGVSGAGKTTLMDVLAGRKTGGYIEGNIKISGYPKKQETFARISGYCEQNDIHSPHVTVYESLLYSAWLRLPSSVDSKTRKMFIEEVMELVELNPLRNSLVGLPGVSGLSTEQRKRLTIAVELVANPSIIFMDEPTSGLDARAAAIVMRTVRNTVDTGRTVVCTIHQPSIDIFEAFDELFLMKRGGQEIYVGPLGRHSSHLIKYFESIDGVSKIKDGYNPATWMLEVTTTAQELGLGVDFTDLYRNSDLYRRNKQLIQELGQPAPGSKDLYFPTQFSQNFFVQCQACLWKQRWSYWRNPPYTAVRFFFTTFIAIMFGTMFWDLGGKRSTRGDLMNALGSMYTAVLFLGVQNSSSVQPVVAVERTVFYREKAAGMYSALPYAFSQILVELPYIFTQAVTYGVIVYAMIGFEWTAEKFFWYLFFMYFTLLYFTFYGMMGVAVTPNHHVASIVSAAFYAIWNLFSGFVVARPSIPIWWRWYYWACPVAWTLYGLVGSQFGDVMELMEAEGNKTVKAFIEDSYGIKHDFIGVAAVVVAGIAVLFGFTFAVAIKTFNFQKR, from the exons AGGCTTGTTGACAGCATCCCATGGAGCTGCCAACGAAATCGACGTTGCTGATCTTGGCTACCAAGAGAGACACAAGCTCCTTGAGAGGTTGGTCAAGGTTGCTGAAGAGGACAATGAGTCCTTCTTGTTGAAACTCAAGGACCGTATTGACAG AGTTGGACTCGACATTCCCACCATTGAAGTTCGATACGAGCACCTCAAGATTGAAGCAGAGGCTTTTGTTGGAGGCAGAGCTTTGCCCTCTTTCATCAACTCTGCTACTAATGTCATTGAG GGATTTCTTAACTTTCTCCATATCCTCCCCAGCAGAAAGAAACACGTTACTATTCTCAAAGATGTGAGCGGGGTTATCAAACCTCGCAGGATGACTCTGCTTTTGGGTCCTCCGAGTTCAGGAAAGACCACACTCCTCTTGGCCTTGTCAGGAAAACTTGATAAAAGTCTTCAG GTATCTGGAAAAGTGACTTACAATGGGCATGAACTGAACGAGTTTGTACCCCAGAGAACCGCTGCTTACATCAGCCAGCATGATGTTCACATTGGAGAAATGACTGTGAGGGAAACCTTGGCTTTCTCAGCAAGGTGCCAAGGGGTTGGATCACGTTATG ACATGCTGTCTGAATTGTCTAGAAGGGAGAAAGCGGCAAATATCAAGCCTGACCCAGATCTTGATGTCTACATGAAG GCAACTGCAACTGCAGGCCAGGAGTCAAGCATAGTGACAGATTATACAATGAAG ATTCTGGGGTTGGATATATGTGCTGATACCATGGTGGGGGATGAAATGTTGCGTGGGATTTCTGGAGGACAGAGGAAGCGTGTTACTACAGGAGAGATGTTGGTTGGACCAGCAAATGCTTTATTCATGGATGAAATCTCCACCGGGTTGGACAGTTCCACCACATTTCAGATTGTGAGTTGTCTGAGGCAATATGTCCACATTCTGAATGGAACTGCTGTGATATCTTTGCTCCAGCCAGCACCTGAGACTTACGACCTTTTTGACGACATTATCTTAATCTCCGACGGCCAAGTGGTTTACCATGGCCCTCGTGAGTATGTTCTGGACTTCTTTGAATCCATGGGTTTCAGATGTCCCGAGAGGAAAGGTGCTGCTGACTTCCTTCAAGAAGTGACTTCCAAAAAAGATCAAGCACAGTACTGGGTGCGCAGAGATCAACCATACAGATTTGTGACAGTTACTCAATTTGCTGAGGCATTTCAATCATTCCATATTGGTAGGAAACTTGGTCAGGAGCTTGCAGTTTCATTTGACAAGACCAAGAGCCACCCTGCTGCATTGACCACTAAGAAGTTTGGTATCAACAAGAAGGAGCTGTTAAAGGCTAACTTCTCAAGGGAGTATTTGCTCATGAAAAGGAATTCATTTGTGTACATCTTCAAGCTATGTCAG CTTTTCATCATGGCGTTGATTGCATTGACGCTGTTCTTCCGAACGGAGATGGACCATGACAGTCTTGATGGTGCTGGTGTTTATGCTGGTgccatattttttacaataataacGGTTATGTTTAATGGAATGGCTGAGATTTCCATGACCATTGCCAAGCTTCCTGTTTTCTACAAGCAGCGAGATCTTCTGTTCTTTCCCTCTTGGGCTTATGCTATTCCTTCGTGGATTCTCAAGATTCCGGTTACTATAGCAGAAGTGGCTCTTTGGGTATTCCTGACCTACTATGTTATTGGATATGATCCCAATGTGGGGAG GCTCTTCAAGCAGTACCTCATCCTACTACTTATCAGTCAGATGGCTTCTTCATTATTCCGAGCCATTGCAGCACTCGGTAGAAACATGATTGTCGCCAACACGTTTGGATCCTTTTCGGTTCTCACTCTTCTTACATTGGGCGGTTTCATTCTGTCAAAAA GGGATATCAAAAAATGGTGGATTTGGGGTTTCTGGATTTCACCTCTGATGTATGGGCAGAATGCTCTGATGACAAATGAATTTCTTGGAAACAGCTGGCACAAC GATACCCACAATTTAGGACTTGATTATCTGGATTCTCGCGCGTTCTTCAAAGATGCATATTGGTATTGGCTTGGTCTTGGGGCATTGGTTGGGTTTGTGCTCTTTTTCAACGTGGTGTTTGGTTTTGCTCTAGATTTCCTTGGCC CATTTGATAAGCCACAAGCAGTGATAGCTGAAGAACCAACTCATGAAGGAAGCCCCGCAGAAGTTGAATTACCACGCATAG AAACGGGAAAAGATGGTTCTGTTGTGGAATCCAGCCATGGAAAGAAAAAAGGAATGGTTCTTCCTTTTGAACCACATTCCATCACCTTTGATGAAGTCGTATACTCAGTTGACATGCCACAG GAAATGAAGGAACAAGGTGTACAAGAGGACAAACTGGTGCTTCTGAAGGGTGTTAGTGGTGCATTCAGGCCTGGTGTTCTCACAGCCTTGATGGGTGTGAGTGGTGCTGGTAAGACCACGTTGATGGATGTTCTGGCTGGTAGGAAAACCGGTGGATATATCGAAGGAAACATCAAAATTTCTGGGTACCCTAAGAAGCAAGAAACATTTGCTCGTATCTCTGGATACTGTGAGCAAAATGATATCCATTCACCTCATGTTACAGTTTACGAGTCCTTGCTCTACTCAGCATGGCTACGTTTACCTTCAAGTGTTGATTCCAAAACCAGAAAG ATGTTCATTGAGGAAGTCATGGAATTGGTGGAGCTTAACCCATTGAGGAACTCGCTGGTTGGATTGCCCGGTGTGAGTGGACTCTCTACTGAACAGCGGAAGAGGCTGACTATTGCGGTTGAATTGGTGGCTAATCCTTCCATAATTTTCATGGATGAGCCTACTTCTGGGCTAGATGCAAGAGCTGCTGCTATTGTTATGAGAACAGTCAGAAACACTGTGGACACTGGAAGAACTGTGGTGTGCACCATCCATCAACCCAGCATTGACATATTTGAAGCATTTGATGAG CTATTCCTAATGAAGCGTGGAGGACAGGAAATATATGTCGGCCCACTGGGTCGTCATTctagtcatctgatcaagtatTTTGAG AGCATTGACGGGGTGAGCAAAATCAAAGACGGATATAACCCGGCTACTTGGATGTTGGAAGTTACAACCACAGCTCAAGAGCTTGGTTTGGGCGTTGATTTCACTGACTTATACAGGAACTCTGATCTATATAG GAGAAACAAGCAGCTTATACAAGAATTGGGTCAGCCTGCTCCTGGTTCAAAGGATCTTTATTTCCCTACTCAATTCTCTCAGAACTTCTTTGTCCAATGCCAAGCTTGCTTATGGAAACAACGTTGGTCATATTGGCGTAATCCACCATACACTGCTGTGAGGTTTTTCTTCACAACTTTCATAGCCATAATGTTTGGAACCATGTTCTGGGACCTCGGAGGCAAACG CTCAACAAGAGGAGACCTGATGAATGCTCTCGGTTCAATGTACACTGCTGTTCTCTTCCTTGGAGTACAAAATTCTTCTTCCGTACAGCCAGTGGTGGCAGTTGAAAGGACTGTCTTCTACAGAGAAAAAGCTGCCGGAATGTATTCTGCCTTACCCTATGCATTTTCACAG ATTCTGGTGGAGCTACCCTATATCTTTACTCAAGCGGTGACATACGGTGTAATAGTTTATGCCATGATCGGATTTGAGTGGACTGCAGAGAAATTCTTTTGGTATCTGTTTTTCATGTACTTCACACTGCTGTACTTCACCTTCTACGGCATGATGGGTGTGGCAGTGACACCAAACCACCATGTTGCTTCCATTGTGTCGGCTGCATTCTATGCAATTTGGAATCTCTTCTCAGGATTTGTTGTTGCAAGACCT AGCATCCCAATATGGTGGAGATGGTACTATTGGGCATGCCCAGTGGCTTGGACCTTATATGGATTGGTTGGATCTCAGTTTGGAGATGTAATGGAGCTAATGGAGGCTGAAGGTAACAAGACTGTGAAAGCTTTCATAGAAGACAGTTATGGTATCAAACATGACTTCATTGGAGTTGCTGCTGTTGTGGTTGCTGGCATTGCAGTTCTCTTTGGATTTACTTTTGCTGTTGCAATCAAGACCTTCAACTTCCAAAAGAGATAG